DNA sequence from the Parasphaerochaeta coccoides DSM 17374 genome:
ATCTACAATCACATCCCCGTTGGTGTCCAGCTTTGGCGCATCCCCACCGGAACGGAGCCACTTCACTCCCATGTATGCCAAAGGAGTGTCCAGCCAGGCGAAGATTACTTTCACTATCCAGTAAGGGATGATGAGGGAGAACACTTTGGCAGCGGTAAAATCAGGGTTCAGCCGATAGAACGAGATGAACATGAACAGTGTGGTGTCAGCGAACTGGCTTACCACTGTGCTCAGGTTCTTGCGAATCCAGAGGCCGCGACCGCCAGTGATTCGTCTGAGTACTGAGAACAGGAACACATCAATGTTCTGGCTGACCAGGAAGCCAATGATGCTGGCAGCGGTCATCCGCAGGCTGTTGCTGAATACGGCGGCATATTCCTGCTGGAGATGCCACGAGGGATTCGGTATCATGGAAATGCATGCCCATGCAATGAGGAAATAGAACGTCAGCATGATGGTTGATATCTGGACGAAAGAATATGACACTTTTCTGCCGTACACTTCATTAATCATGTCGGGGATGAGGAACAGGAAAGGCATGAACACAATACCCACCGACATGCGGATGCCGAGTATGGTGGTAATCTTCGAGCCCAGGATGTTTACCAAGACCATTGACGTGATGAACAGGGCGAAAAGGAACATTTTCTTCGTTTCTTGAGAAATTTTCTTCACGGGACGCTCCTCATGCAGACAGGATGTGGAAAAGATGAGACAAACGATACCGGGAAAAACCAAATAGGTCAAATACCGTTTACCACTTGGGTTTACGGGAGCAGTATGTGGACATGCTTATGGGCATCCTCAAAGAACGTCACGTATGGAGGGGCTTTGCGCCAGGGAGCTGCGTCAGCTGTGGAAATAGGGCAGAATCACCCGGTTTCTTTCCTTCCTGCCGAATGGTTGCGCAGGGTAGACCGGATAGCTGCCGATTCCATTCATGGAAACGGTGTCATTTTCAATCCATCCGTTTGAATAAACGTCAATGTCCAGTTCCGTCAGTTCATGAAGCAATTCAAAGAATCGTCGTACTACATCAGATTCCACCGTGTTACCTGTGAAAGAGATATTCAACTTGTCGTTGACGGAGCAAACACCGCAACTGATGGATGCTGCCTCCTGGGATGGCAAAAGCACTTCCATCATGAGTATATGTTTTTCCATGGATGGGGGGAGCTTTATGCAGCCCAGGTTGGTCATGACAGAAGTCACGGCATTGTTTGCCCGCTGTGATATAAAGCTGATTACGGCTTTTTTCAGGAACCACGGTATCAGCCGCACTCCAAGCATTTTCTCATAGCTGACATACGTCGCTATCCTGGCAGATAAATTTTCCTGTGTCAGCGTCGCTTCCATCTGTGCAGTCACGGATTCCACCATATCCCCGAAGTCCTGTTGCCCGGAAGACGCAGGAAGATTGACGCTGACCTGAGATACAAAATTTCTCAACGTCTTTGATGGAAAAAACTTGCGAAGATTGACCGGTATGCCAATCTGAATAGGATATTTATCATAACCCTGTTGGGAATCAGCCAAAGAAATTGCTTGGGCGAATACTGCCGCAAGATAGCCAGTCACGGTAGTTCCGTGCCGACGGGCATGCTCTTTGAACGCAGAGGAGGGAATAACACCGTGGACGACATGCGTTCCCCGGTTCTTGAGGAGTGTCCCCTGTATGGCGCGGGCTTTCCTCATTTCTACTTTTGATGTTCTGGCATGTTCATCATGGTATTTCAGGCATCCGTCCTCTTCTTCCTCCTTTTGGGGGACACCTTCCGGCAGCAGAATCAGGCCATCGTCCCGGACATCCTTTCCCATCAGAAGAAGATATTGATATACCAGCGACTTCAAGAACTCCATGGCTCCCGTTCCGTCCGTAATTGCATGGAAACATTCCAGTGAGATACGGCGTTTGAAATACATGATTTTAAACAGATATTCATTGGTTTCCTTGTCTCCCATGATTGGCATGCAGGGATAGGTCGCTTCTGCCTGCACCACCAGCGGATTGGTGTTTTCATAAAGATAGGCCCAGAATACGCCCGTCTTTAATTTCACGGCCATAGTAGGAAAACGGCTTATGGTTGTTTCAGCGGCACGCTGGAGGGTGGCAGGGTCAATATTTTCGGCCAATACCGCCGAAACCCTAAAGACACAAGCATTTGTCTTCTTCATGACCGCTGGGTAAAGTTTTGCAGTGTTGTCGAGTTTGTACCATCTTTTCATTCTGACATCTCCCTGTTGATCGCATGAGGGAAACCATCTTTTGCATGCGTGTGCAAGAATACTGATGTCGTGTTAACTGAATGTAAACCCGATGAATTTTATTGTAAAATATAAAAGGTCTTTACATCGGCGGGGATACAGGCAGGGATACTGTGAACGTAGTTCCCGCGCCAAGTTTGCTGTACACAGTAATAGTGCCTCCATGCATTTCTATGATTGTCTTTGCAATGGCAAGCCCTAGTCCGCTTCCTTTTTTTGTTCGTTCCCGTGATTTATCCGCCTTATAGAATCGTTCAAAGATATGTTTCTGCGCATCTTCGGCAATTCCTATGCCCGTATCGGAAATCTTGCATATGACGGACTTTCCATGTTCGTGCAATTCTACCTGTATACTACCGCCATCCGGAGTGAATTTTATGCTGTTGTGGATAAGGTTTATCCACACTTGGCTCATCATGTCTTCATCTGCGGTGAGGGTCACAGTATCAAGAGACGCTTCCATAGTGATGTTTTTTTCATTCCATTGCGGTTCGTAGCCGAGAAGCAGGGCGCGAAGCTGTTTGTCAATTCGGTATGGCTTGGGTTCGAATTTCACGCTGTCCGTTTCCAGCGCGGCAAGTTTCAGAAGGTTTTCGCTCAATCTGGAAAGTCGCATCGTTTCAGTCTCGATGATATTGAGAAAATGGTTTCGTTTTTCAGGTGACAATTCATCGTTGTACAGAAGCCGGGCGAACCCATTGATGGTAGCAAGAGGGGATTGAATTTCATGGGACACATTGGAGATGAATTCCTGCCGCATGTTTTCCATCTGTTCAAGGCTCAAGGTCATCTCATTGATACTCTTGACCAATGTTTCGAATGGTTCGTTTTCTTTCAGGTCATGATTCAATCGTACACTGAAATCTCCTCTCGCTATGCAGTCAAGGGCTTTCATTACTTCCGACAGCAGACGGATGTGCTTTGTGATGGGGGATTGCCTGAAATACCAGCGGAGAAAAAAGAAGAACGCCACGCTTGAGTAGCGCCATAGGAGAGTGAAGAACGTAGCACCGTTTTCCGGTACAGTGTGACCCATATAGGCGGCGTATAGAACAAAAGCAAGAAAATATGCAACGACCACTCCACCCGCTATCAATGCCGCGACGACAAGCGTCATGGCAATGCCTTGGAGAATGTCCTGCCGCTTGATATGGTGATCATCGACAGGGAGTCTGTCCAACAGGAGTTTTTTTACAAGAACCAACAGGAGTATCCAGAACAAAAAACCAAGTCCCCAGAACACTCGTGGATACTGGGCTTGCAGTAAAAAGCCTATGAGTCCGAAGATGGTGCTGGTCAATGCATATGCAATGGCAAAACAACCGAGCAGGACTGAAATTATGGTAATGGTAAGGATGAGCTTCCGGACATTGATTGGTTTCCGCGTGAAATCAATACCAAGCAACAATCTGACGCGCTGGCTTTTCTTTGCGGAGAGGAACAGCACTATCCACCCAATGAAAGAAAACAGGTAAAAGCTCAGCACGACATCATCCGTCATTTCAATCTTTGACAAGATGGCAATGATATATGACAGCGAAATTACAACAGTAAAAGCCATGACAAAACAGATTGTCAGCCCGGACAGTTCCGAAACAATGCCTTCCCAAAAAAACTGATGGTTTTGTTTTTTCATGAATCTACTTCCAGACGATAACCCAGTCCACGGATGGTCGTAATCCTGAAATCGGTTTTTTCTTCCGGGAAACGTTGGCGCAGACGGTTGATATGGACATCAAGCGTCCGTTCATTGCCCTCGAAACCATAACCCCAGATATCTTCAATCAACGTATCACGTGAGAATGTCCGTCCGGGATATCCTGCCAGCTTGAACAGAAGTTCAAATTCCTTGAGGGGAAGGGTGAACTTCATATTGCCCGCAATCACTTCATAATTCTTCCGGTTCATCATCAGCTTGCCAATTTGGACATTCTGCGAGGCAATGATCTGATAGCGTTTCAACAGTGCTTTCACCCGTGCCATCAATTCCAACGGCTCAAAGGGTTTGACCAGGTAATCATCCGCTCCCGCCTGAAAACCTTTGATTTTCTGCGCGGTTTCTCCTTTTGCCGTCAACATGAGCACGGGAATATCATAAGATGCTCGAAGTTCCTGACACAGCTCAAAGCCATCCATGTTCGGCATCATCAGGTCAATGATGGCAAGGTCGGCTTTTGATGTTTCCAGCTTTGAAAGAGCTTCAAGCCCATCGGCGGCCTCGTATACGGCAAACCCTTCCTTTTGCAAGATAATCCTTACCAATTCGCGAAGATGAGGGTCATCGTCAACGACCAGAATCTTATTCATGCCGAGGAGCCTCCTTCTGCGATGCTTTCTGCAATATCTTCTACATTATAATATCATTGATTACAGTCTGGGCGGTATGTAAACTGAAGATAAACTGAAGATAAACTGGAAATAAACTGGAAATAAACGAGATTGCTGAGGACTATGTTTCTGTCAGTTTGCCCGTACTTTTTTTAGTTTTCAGGGGAAGGGACGGTCGTACCAGCCAGCCAAGGACGGCGTACAAGGGGAAGATGGAAGCAATGATGTTCCAGTTCATCTGGAAGAAGGTGTCGGAGAACAGGCACTTGAAGATCATCAGGGCGCAGGTCGCAAGGGCAAAGCATCTCATTGAGGCGGAAAGTTTCACCAGGCATTCATGCTCTTTTCGACCAAAAGCAATACGGAACGCATAAACTGCGGGGATGATGAGCAACGGGTTGATGAAAATGATGTTCTCATTCCACCATGCCACATCGTGAGTGGAGAAAAACATCATGAAAAGCAGGAGCAAGGAAACAAAGGATAAGGCAAGAAAAAGCAGGCCGAGGGGAACTCCGTAGAGAATGCGCGGCAGAATAGGGGAATGTCCGTCACTTTTCCTCTTTGTCCGTATGAGCAGATAGTGGAGAAATCCGAAGAAAACAGCTAGCGCGACACCAAAGATGAGCGTGCGTGTAACAAAAATAGGGGCAGTGTCCGCAACCTCAGGACGAATGCCCTGTCCTGTGGTGTCGGAGATGACATTGACCACTGTGGCGAGAGCTGTGGCGTTCCCTCCATTTACTCCTTCATTTTTCAAGGGAAAATCGAGAATGGCTTGTTCCAGTATCTCCGGCAGGAACATTTCCTCCCACAATGTCAGCGGCTTGTCGATTACGCTGCTCTGGAGGTAGTCAAGGAGCCATGCCCAGAGAGGACTGGCATAGGAATGTCGCCGGACATGGTCGCGGTATGTCCCGGTTCCCGGTATGGAGCGAGCCCATTCGCCAAACTGTCCACCGGTCATTGCGTCAATGATGTCACGTATCCGTGTCGCGCAATTGTCATAGTAATGATGGTAAAGATATGTGTCGTTGCCGGGAGAAGTGTTGTATACCAGAAATTCCACCAAGGCGAGCTTCATGTCGGGAGATAGTTCAATCTCCATTGTCCTGACATCTCGTCTTTGCACATCTGTGCTCCAGTCCTGACGCCACAGCGCATCGGAGCTGATGACACGGTATAACATCCTGCCACGGGCGAAATCAAAAAAGAAATTATCGCTGGCCAGGTCAAAGATGCCATAGTCGAACATCACCGGTCTTTTGTCCGGTTCCTCAATGACGATTGCTGAATGTCCGAACCATTCCCACACGGCGTCACCGTTGCCGATTGTCTGTAGTTTGACGGTGAGTCCTTCGGCATATGCCTGTCTTTCGGATGTGCCTGCCTCAGCGGTAAAATCCCAGCCCTCCAGGAGTGTCCTGGACGAATTGAGCGTGGGGGTTTCCCGTGGGAGCATGCTGACTGCCCCAAGGTGGAGTACCGGTAGGATTAACGACACCAGAGCTGCAATGAAAAATTTTGCCCTGACGAAACCACATGATGACATGAAAACATCATAGCACAAGGAGAGTGTGGCGACCAAGTGTTTCAAGAAAGGTTCCAACGCAAAGGATTCCAAGCAGGAGGAGGCGCGGGGGAGAGTCAAATTTCTTGCTTCACTTGACACTGGACGGGTGAGCGTCTACTCTCATTCCATGCAAGGAGAAAACACGCCATGGACCGCGACCTGACCGTAGACGGCATCGTCCTGCGGACACGGCGCATGGGCGATATGCATCGCCGGCTCTCCCTGCTTTGTCCCGACTTGGGTATCATAGATGTCATAGCCTATGGGGCGCGCAAGGGCAAGAGGGCAATGAATGCGCAGATGTTTTCCCGTTCTACGTTTTTCCTGTATCATAATCCTGTCCGCAAGGAATATACGTTGAAGGATGCCCGGATGGAGAGTCCTCATGACGGTGTGCGTTCCCGCCTTGACAGCATGTGGGCGGCTTCGTTCTGGTCGGAGCTGTGTACCCGCACGGCGGGCGGTGATTGGAACGCCCTGTTCCTGTTGCTTTCCGAATGCCTGGACGCCCTGGAGGAAGACCCTTCCAGCGTTGAAAGGGCGAGCATCCAGTTTGTCTGGCATCTGCTCCATCTGGCGGGGATTGCGCCGGATCTGACGCGCTGTCCGGTGAGCGAGAGGGTTTATACCCATGATGAGATTCTGGGATTTTCCGCTTCTCTGCTGTCACCCTGTTCACGGGAAAACGGGGATGTCGATGACATGCTGCTTCCTCCCGGCGCACGGCGTTATCTTGCCATGACAGCCGGACGCGCGGTACGGGAGGCGGTGGCCGTACAATTGAACGACATCACTGCCCTGCGAATCAGGAGATACATGGTTCGCTACGCGCATCTTTTTGCCGGAGGACATCTGATGACCGTAGAATCTGGCTTTGGCATGATGGACATGGATGATGAAAGCGGGAATGTCTCCAATGAAGGTTCCGGGGATGGTTCCGATGATGAATGAGAAATTAAAAGACAAGGTTGATATATATGACATGGGAAAAGAAAAGGGTTTCCACGGAGACTGTCGGGAAACTGCACGAGCGGCTTGGACTGGATGTAATCACGGCCTCTATACTGGCGCGACGGGGCATTGAGGAAGTCCAGGATGTAAAATTCTTCCTGGAGAACGAACTGACGTTCCTGCACAATCCCTTCCATTTCGATGACATGGAAGTGTTCGTCGAGAGGATGCAGCAGGCTGTCGAAGATAAGGAGAAAGTCCGAATCTTTGGCGACAGGGATGTCGATGGCATCACAGGGACGGTGCTGCTTCATCAGGAATTTGAGCGTCTGGGACTGGATGCTTCCTATAAGTTGCCCGAAGGTGACGAGCCGTATGGACTGACCATGGCGGGCGTAGATGCCGCGCATGCTGACGGGGTGACACTTTTGGTGACGGTGGACTGCGGAATTTCCAACAACGATGAGATTGCGTATGCTTCGACTTTGGGACTCGACACGTTGGTTCTCGACCACCATCTAGGCGGAGATGTTCTGCCGCCCGCCATGGCAATCATCAATCCGAAGCTGGAAGGGAGCGGCTATCCATTCTCCCATCTGGCGGGATGCGGGGTAGCGGCGAAGTGCATCTGGGCGTTACGGTTCTCATATACGGACTTTTTCCGGGAGGAGTGCATCCTTCTCCATGCCCAGCCAGGAAACGACACGGTAATCATCAGGGCGTTGCGCTTGCGCAAC
Encoded proteins:
- a CDS encoding sensor histidine kinase, with the protein product MKKQNHQFFWEGIVSELSGLTICFVMAFTVVISLSYIIAILSKIEMTDDVVLSFYLFSFIGWIVLFLSAKKSQRVRLLLGIDFTRKPINVRKLILTITIISVLLGCFAIAYALTSTIFGLIGFLLQAQYPRVFWGLGFLFWILLLVLVKKLLLDRLPVDDHHIKRQDILQGIAMTLVVAALIAGGVVVAYFLAFVLYAAYMGHTVPENGATFFTLLWRYSSVAFFFFLRWYFRQSPITKHIRLLSEVMKALDCIARGDFSVRLNHDLKENEPFETLVKSINEMTLSLEQMENMRQEFISNVSHEIQSPLATINGFARLLYNDELSPEKRNHFLNIIETETMRLSRLSENLLKLAALETDSVKFEPKPYRIDKQLRALLLGYEPQWNEKNITMEASLDTVTLTADEDMMSQVWINLIHNSIKFTPDGGSIQVELHEHGKSVICKISDTGIGIAEDAQKHIFERFYKADKSRERTKKGSGLGLAIAKTIIEMHGGTITVYSKLGAGTTFTVSLPVSPPM
- a CDS encoding lipoprotein N-acyltransferase Lnb domain-containing protein; protein product: MSSCGFVRAKFFIAALVSLILPVLHLGAVSMLPRETPTLNSSRTLLEGWDFTAEAGTSERQAYAEGLTVKLQTIGNGDAVWEWFGHSAIVIEEPDKRPVMFDYGIFDLASDNFFFDFARGRMLYRVISSDALWRQDWSTDVQRRDVRTMEIELSPDMKLALVEFLVYNTSPGNDTYLYHHYYDNCATRIRDIIDAMTGGQFGEWARSIPGTGTYRDHVRRHSYASPLWAWLLDYLQSSVIDKPLTLWEEMFLPEILEQAILDFPLKNEGVNGGNATALATVVNVISDTTGQGIRPEVADTAPIFVTRTLIFGVALAVFFGFLHYLLIRTKRKSDGHSPILPRILYGVPLGLLFLALSFVSLLLLFMMFFSTHDVAWWNENIIFINPLLIIPAVYAFRIAFGRKEHECLVKLSASMRCFALATCALMIFKCLFSDTFFQMNWNIIASIFPLYAVLGWLVRPSLPLKTKKSTGKLTET
- the recO gene encoding DNA repair protein RecO gives rise to the protein MDRDLTVDGIVLRTRRMGDMHRRLSLLCPDLGIIDVIAYGARKGKRAMNAQMFSRSTFFLYHNPVRKEYTLKDARMESPHDGVRSRLDSMWAASFWSELCTRTAGGDWNALFLLLSECLDALEEDPSSVERASIQFVWHLLHLAGIAPDLTRCPVSERVYTHDEILGFSASLLSPCSRENGDVDDMLLPPGARRYLAMTAGRAVREAVAVQLNDITALRIRRYMVRYAHLFAGGHLMTVESGFGMMDMDDESGNVSNEGSGDGSDDE
- a CDS encoding queuosine precursor transporter — translated: MKKISQETKKMFLFALFITSMVLVNILGSKITTILGIRMSVGIVFMPFLFLIPDMINEVYGRKVSYSFVQISTIMLTFYFLIAWACISMIPNPSWHLQQEYAAVFSNSLRMTAASIIGFLVSQNIDVFLFSVLRRITGGRGLWIRKNLSTVVSQFADTTLFMFISFYRLNPDFTAAKVFSLIIPYWIVKVIFAWLDTPLAYMGVKWLRSGGDAPKLDTNGDVIVDKAELVFPE
- a CDS encoding alcohol acetyltransferase, which translates into the protein MKRWYKLDNTAKLYPAVMKKTNACVFRVSAVLAENIDPATLQRAAETTISRFPTMAVKLKTGVFWAYLYENTNPLVVQAEATYPCMPIMGDKETNEYLFKIMYFKRRISLECFHAITDGTGAMEFLKSLVYQYLLLMGKDVRDDGLILLPEGVPQKEEEEDGCLKYHDEHARTSKVEMRKARAIQGTLLKNRGTHVVHGVIPSSAFKEHARRHGTTVTGYLAAVFAQAISLADSQQGYDKYPIQIGIPVNLRKFFPSKTLRNFVSQVSVNLPASSGQQDFGDMVESVTAQMEATLTQENLSARIATYVSYEKMLGVRLIPWFLKKAVISFISQRANNAVTSVMTNLGCIKLPPSMEKHILMMEVLLPSQEAASISCGVCSVNDKLNISFTGNTVESDVVRRFFELLHELTELDIDVYSNGWIENDTVSMNGIGSYPVYPAQPFGRKERNRVILPYFHS
- a CDS encoding response regulator transcription factor, giving the protein MNKILVVDDDPHLRELVRIILQKEGFAVYEAADGLEALSKLETSKADLAIIDLMMPNMDGFELCQELRASYDIPVLMLTAKGETAQKIKGFQAGADDYLVKPFEPLELMARVKALLKRYQIIASQNVQIGKLMMNRKNYEVIAGNMKFTLPLKEFELLFKLAGYPGRTFSRDTLIEDIWGYGFEGNERTLDVHINRLRQRFPEEKTDFRITTIRGLGYRLEVDS